One stretch of Amycolatopsis sp. 195334CR DNA includes these proteins:
- a CDS encoding nitric oxide synthase oxygenase, whose translation MQRVGGEHSVSMVAAEEFLRLLYHEQPSVGELSVRLAEVRAEIEATGTYRHTEAELEFGARVAWRNADRCIGRLYWRSLKIRDRRQVTDAAGIAGQCFDHLREVTRGGRIRSAVTIFAPDSGAGNGPRIWNEQLIRYAAYRGPGGSVLGDPRNLAFTDLARRLGWCPPAERGPFDLLPLIIEAAEGELHWFTLPADAVLEVPLSHPDLPWFAELGLRWHAVPAISCMPLEIGGVRYPAAPFNGWYMGTEVGARNLADTARYDLLPQIARRMGLRDGALWRDRAMVELTVAVHHSFEAAGVTITDHHTEARRFLTHLGREEEAGRVCRADWSWIVPPLSGSQTPVFHRYYDPPDTTVRPAFLPAQ comes from the coding sequence ATGCAGCGGGTGGGTGGTGAACACAGCGTCAGCATGGTCGCGGCCGAGGAGTTCCTCCGTTTGCTTTACCACGAGCAACCTTCCGTCGGCGAGTTGTCCGTGCGGCTGGCCGAGGTCCGCGCCGAGATCGAGGCCACGGGCACCTACCGGCACACCGAAGCGGAACTGGAATTCGGGGCCAGGGTCGCCTGGCGCAACGCCGACCGGTGCATCGGCCGGTTGTACTGGCGGAGCCTGAAAATTCGCGACCGGCGCCAGGTCACCGACGCCGCCGGTATTGCCGGACAATGTTTCGATCACCTCCGCGAAGTGACAAGAGGCGGCCGGATAAGATCGGCGGTGACGATCTTCGCGCCCGATTCCGGGGCGGGGAACGGGCCGCGGATCTGGAATGAACAATTGATCCGTTATGCGGCTTATCGCGGTCCCGGCGGTTCGGTGCTGGGTGATCCGAGGAACCTCGCCTTCACCGATCTCGCGCGCCGGCTCGGCTGGTGCCCGCCCGCGGAGCGCGGCCCGTTCGACCTGCTGCCGCTGATCATCGAGGCGGCCGAGGGCGAACTGCACTGGTTCACCCTGCCCGCCGACGCGGTGCTGGAGGTGCCGTTGAGCCACCCGGACCTGCCGTGGTTCGCCGAGCTGGGGCTGCGGTGGCACGCGGTGCCCGCGATCAGCTGCATGCCGCTGGAGATCGGCGGGGTGCGTTACCCGGCGGCGCCGTTCAACGGGTGGTACATGGGCACCGAGGTGGGCGCGCGCAACCTCGCCGACACCGCCCGGTACGACCTGCTGCCGCAGATCGCGCGGCGGATGGGCCTGCGTGACGGCGCGCTGTGGCGCGACCGGGCGATGGTGGAGCTCACCGTGGCCGTGCACCACTCCTTCGAGGCGGCGGGGGTGACCATCACCGACCACCACACCGAGGCACGCCGGTTCCTCACCCACCTGGGCCGCGAGGAGGAGGCGGGCCGGGTGTGCCGGGCGGACTGGAGCTGGATCGTGCCGCCGCTGTCGGGCAGCCAGACCCCGGTGTTCCACCGGTACTACGACCCGCCGGACACCACCGTGCGCCCGGCGTTCCTCCCGGCGCAGTAG
- a CDS encoding HpcH/HpaI aldolase/citrate lyase family protein, with protein sequence MNAKTPDRRYAVWLSDPGFAAAEIARGIGYGAVVLDIEHGAFDLADLERFIPFARALGLEVLAKVLGPERGPIQQALDFGADAVVIPHVENAAHAKEVTAFAKFPPLGDRSFAGGRTTGYGGFTDAWVSEQDSRTRCLPMIEDAGAIKEIDAILALDTVDGVFVGPSDLSLRRERGAYARTDGDFADLRRVAEAAAAAGKPWVLPAWSEAEKEFAARNGADQLALIMQHGALAAGFSAPFEQMTAIDAAAGR encoded by the coding sequence ATGAACGCGAAAACCCCTGATCGGCGCTATGCGGTCTGGCTCTCCGACCCCGGTTTCGCCGCCGCGGAGATCGCCCGCGGCATCGGCTACGGGGCGGTGGTGCTGGACATCGAGCACGGCGCGTTCGACCTGGCCGACCTGGAGCGGTTCATCCCGTTCGCCCGCGCGCTCGGCCTGGAGGTGCTGGCCAAGGTGCTGGGTCCGGAACGCGGCCCGATCCAGCAGGCGCTGGACTTCGGCGCGGACGCGGTGGTCATCCCGCACGTGGAGAACGCCGCGCACGCCAAGGAGGTCACCGCGTTCGCGAAGTTCCCGCCGCTGGGCGACCGCAGCTTCGCCGGCGGGCGGACCACCGGCTACGGCGGGTTCACCGACGCGTGGGTGTCCGAACAGGACAGCCGCACCCGCTGCCTGCCGATGATCGAGGACGCCGGTGCCATCAAAGAGATCGACGCGATCCTCGCACTGGACACTGTGGACGGTGTGTTCGTCGGTCCGTCGGATCTCTCGCTGCGGCGGGAACGCGGTGCCTACGCGCGCACCGACGGCGACTTCGCCGACCTCCGGCGCGTCGCCGAAGCCGCGGCCGCCGCCGGGAAACCGTGGGTGCTGCCCGCGTGGAGCGAGGCCGAGAAGGAGTTCGCCGCGCGCAACGGCGCCGACCAGCTGGCGCTGATCATGCAGCACGGCGCGCTCGCAGCCGGGTTCAGCGCGCCCTTCGAGCAGATGACCGCGATCGACGCGGCCGCGGGCCGATGA
- a CDS encoding DUF1330 domain-containing protein, producing MTAYALAHLRRSESVHPAVLEYMARVQDTLDPFGGRFLVHGGVLDVKEGDWPGDVVLVEFPDMERARAWYASPAYQEILPLRADHLAGELVLVDGVAPGHSAAAKAARLAGS from the coding sequence ATGACCGCTTACGCACTCGCTCACCTGCGACGTTCCGAATCCGTCCACCCCGCCGTGCTCGAGTACATGGCCCGCGTGCAGGACACGCTCGACCCGTTCGGCGGCCGGTTCCTGGTGCACGGCGGCGTGCTGGACGTGAAGGAAGGCGACTGGCCGGGGGACGTGGTGCTGGTCGAGTTCCCGGATATGGAACGGGCGAGGGCCTGGTACGCCTCGCCCGCCTACCAGGAGATCCTGCCGCTGCGCGCGGACCACCTCGCCGGGGAGCTGGTGCTGGTGGACGGGGTCGCGCCGGGGCACAGCGCCGCGGCGAAGGCGGCGCGCCTGGCCGGTTCCTGA
- a CDS encoding GntR family transcriptional regulator, translating to MTGTAEGPARDRVYTWLRDGIISGEIEAGRFLDEHWVSGVVGVSRTPVREAFHRLAAERFISLLPRKGAQVRTVTARELEEVYQTRRLIEGHAIATLCANRAGVPEQMPELLEAMERAGEAGDWFEVSGLDRTFHRAMVNAAGNSVLTELYDTLRSRQQRVAVRALQARPDRLAVINAEHRALVDALARHDETEAARILNQHLRPVSEVMSLLPE from the coding sequence ATGACCGGGACCGCGGAAGGCCCCGCGCGCGATCGGGTCTACACCTGGCTGCGCGACGGGATCATCTCCGGCGAGATCGAGGCCGGGCGGTTCCTCGACGAGCACTGGGTGTCCGGGGTGGTCGGGGTGTCGCGCACGCCGGTGCGGGAGGCCTTCCACCGGCTGGCCGCCGAGCGGTTCATCAGCCTGCTGCCGCGCAAGGGCGCGCAGGTCAGGACGGTCACCGCGCGGGAACTGGAGGAGGTCTACCAGACCCGGCGGCTGATCGAGGGCCACGCGATCGCCACGCTGTGCGCGAACCGCGCCGGGGTGCCGGAGCAGATGCCCGAGCTGCTGGAGGCGATGGAACGCGCCGGCGAGGCGGGCGACTGGTTCGAGGTGTCCGGCCTGGACCGCACCTTCCACCGCGCGATGGTCAACGCCGCCGGGAACTCCGTGCTCACCGAGCTGTACGACACGCTGCGCTCGCGGCAGCAGCGGGTCGCCGTGCGCGCGCTGCAGGCCAGGCCGGACCGGCTGGCGGTGATCAACGCCGAGCACCGCGCCCTGGTCGACGCACTGGCACGGCACGACGAGACCGAGGCCGCGCGCATCCTGAACCAGCACCTGCGCCCGGTTTCGGAGGTCATGTCGCTGCTGCCGGAATGA
- a CDS encoding MFS transporter encodes MTTAREAVRTGRARWGIAGVLGVGMFVNYIDRVNLSIAAPEIMRDFEISASQMGLLSSAFLWTYAMLQLPIGSIVDRIGVRWVNRVAAALWAVASFASAAAGGLGLLLASRLVLGVGEAPTIPAGWKAIGQWFPRQERGTATAIFDGCAKASNVLGIPVMAFLVTTFSWHAAFLFTGALSVVYLLVWWFLYLTPKQALARGRLTEAEYAYIRQNGAEDEDATNSGSSLRGLGHLLRRRKTWGLALGYASYTYAYYVLLTWLPGYLEKQFGVKLLAGGVYTMIPWLVAVAAQFLIAGVVMDRLIALSGDETKVRRIVLVVSMLVSLSVAGAAYADSVAVALVFLSIGAAGLAVSVPAGASIVALIAPEGFTGTLGGIVNFVANLLGIAAPIVTGAVVDVTGSFAGAFLVTGVVLVAGILCYTLVLGRIEPMRAPDAERG; translated from the coding sequence ATGACCACCGCCCGCGAGGCGGTCAGGACCGGCCGGGCGCGCTGGGGCATCGCGGGCGTGCTCGGCGTGGGCATGTTCGTCAACTACATCGACCGCGTGAACCTGTCCATCGCCGCGCCCGAGATCATGCGGGACTTCGAGATCAGCGCGTCGCAGATGGGGTTGCTGTCCTCGGCGTTCCTGTGGACCTACGCCATGCTGCAGCTGCCGATCGGCTCGATCGTCGACCGGATCGGCGTGCGCTGGGTGAACCGGGTCGCGGCGGCGCTGTGGGCGGTGGCGTCGTTCGCCTCCGCCGCGGCGGGCGGGCTCGGGCTGCTGCTGGCGTCGCGGCTGGTGCTCGGCGTCGGTGAGGCGCCGACGATCCCGGCGGGCTGGAAAGCCATCGGACAGTGGTTCCCGCGCCAGGAACGCGGTACCGCCACGGCGATCTTCGACGGCTGCGCCAAGGCCTCGAACGTGCTCGGCATCCCGGTGATGGCGTTCCTGGTCACCACCTTCAGCTGGCACGCGGCGTTCCTGTTCACCGGCGCGCTCAGCGTGGTGTACCTGCTCGTGTGGTGGTTTCTCTACCTCACGCCGAAGCAGGCGCTGGCGCGCGGCAGGCTCACCGAGGCCGAGTACGCCTACATCCGGCAGAACGGTGCCGAGGACGAGGACGCGACCAACAGCGGTTCCTCCCTGCGCGGGCTCGGGCACCTGCTGCGCCGCCGCAAGACCTGGGGGCTCGCGCTCGGTTATGCCTCCTACACCTACGCCTACTACGTGCTGCTCACCTGGCTGCCCGGGTACCTGGAAAAGCAGTTCGGCGTGAAGCTGCTCGCCGGTGGCGTCTACACGATGATCCCCTGGCTGGTGGCGGTCGCCGCGCAGTTCCTGATCGCCGGCGTGGTGATGGACCGGCTGATCGCGCTCAGCGGTGACGAGACGAAGGTGCGGCGGATCGTGCTCGTGGTGAGCATGCTCGTCTCGCTCTCGGTGGCGGGCGCGGCCTACGCCGATTCGGTGGCCGTGGCGCTGGTGTTCCTCTCGATCGGCGCGGCCGGGCTCGCGGTGTCGGTGCCCGCGGGGGCCAGCATCGTCGCGCTGATCGCGCCCGAGGGGTTCACCGGCACGCTCGGCGGCATCGTGAACTTCGTGGCGAACCTGCTGGGCATCGCCGCGCCGATCGTCACCGGCGCGGTGGTCGACGTGACCGGCTCGTTCGCCGGTGCCTTCCTGGTCACC